One genomic window of Blastopirellula retiformator includes the following:
- the phoU gene encoding phosphate signaling complex protein PhoU, producing the protein MSVHFEKQLDKLRRQLVTLGAMVEEHVTLAIRAAEIQDREIAQEAIDRDEDVDAMQLAISEESLHTVALFQPVASDLRFIITVQTVINELERIGDHAHDIGQGVIRLLDSGAHFDLPPLLQQSKDASIEMLRQSLDALLDRDASKARGVIASDDKVDELHRGMYDWFKNGARRRPDDLDWMMEMLTISRHVERIADHATNMAESVVYLVEGELVRRGSHAS; encoded by the coding sequence ATGTCGGTTCATTTTGAAAAGCAGCTTGATAAGTTGCGTCGTCAGCTGGTAACGCTGGGCGCAATGGTTGAAGAGCACGTCACGTTGGCGATCCGGGCTGCCGAAATCCAGGACCGAGAGATCGCCCAGGAAGCGATCGATCGCGACGAAGACGTCGATGCCATGCAACTGGCGATCTCGGAAGAGTCGTTGCATACGGTGGCGCTGTTTCAGCCGGTCGCCTCGGACTTGCGGTTCATCATTACCGTGCAGACGGTGATCAACGAGCTGGAACGCATCGGCGATCATGCCCATGACATCGGCCAAGGGGTGATTCGGTTGCTCGATTCGGGCGCCCATTTTGATCTTCCTCCCCTCTTGCAGCAGTCGAAGGACGCGTCGATCGAGATGCTGCGTCAAAGCCTCGATGCGCTGCTCGATCGCGACGCTTCCAAAGCCCGCGGCGTGATCGCCTCGGACGACAAGGTCGACGAGCTGCATCGCGGCATGTACGACTGGTTCAAAAATGGGGCGCGGCGGCGTCCTGACGATCTCGACTGGATGATGGAGATGCTGACGATCTCGCGGCATGTCGAACGCATCGCCGATCATGCGACCAACATGGCCGAGTCGGTGGTTTATCTGGTCGAAGGCGAACTGGTGCGGCGCGGTAGTCATGCTTCGTAG
- a CDS encoding response regulator transcription factor — MNNRLVLIIGRQGRLSAALADNLRQSGCEVRTALDSEDGLEQAISHSPDIVLVGHQSPESFEMCRRISSRMRPEQLPAFLVTPGVGTAAAEDEEPESIDSLLAETLALDLLAQGVRTLLSRARQAGQDDIVLEHHGLRLDRTRYTAELKGESIGATPTEFRLLWTLMAKPGHVFSRPELFEACHAEHEGEPSAQSRAIDVHVKTIRRKLAEQGILIETIRGVGYRFREPVWGVAPFE; from the coding sequence ATGAACAACCGGCTTGTGCTCATTATCGGCCGTCAGGGAAGGCTTAGCGCCGCCCTGGCTGATAACTTGCGACAATCAGGTTGCGAGGTGCGCACGGCGCTTGATTCTGAGGACGGGCTCGAGCAGGCGATCTCTCATTCGCCCGATATCGTCTTGGTCGGGCATCAATCGCCCGAGTCGTTCGAGATGTGTCGCCGCATCAGCAGTCGGATGCGGCCAGAGCAATTGCCTGCCTTTCTGGTTACCCCCGGCGTCGGTACCGCCGCCGCCGAAGACGAAGAGCCGGAGTCGATCGACTCGCTCTTGGCCGAGACGCTCGCCCTCGATCTGCTGGCCCAAGGGGTCAGAACGCTGCTCAGCCGGGCTCGTCAGGCGGGGCAAGACGATATCGTGCTTGAGCATCATGGTCTCCGCTTGGATCGTACCCGGTACACGGCCGAACTGAAGGGCGAGTCGATCGGCGCCACGCCGACCGAGTTTCGCCTGCTCTGGACGTTGATGGCCAAGCCGGGACATGTCTTTTCTCGGCCTGAGCTGTTCGAGGCCTGTCACGCCGAGCACGAAGGGGAGCCCTCAGCTCAGTCGCGGGCGATCGACGTCCATGTGAAGACGATCCGCCGGAAGCTCGCGGAACAAGGAATTCTTATAGAGACCATTCGGGGGGTCGGCTATCGGTTTCGCGAGCCAGTTTGGGGCGTTGCTCCCTTTGAGTAA